From the Bos taurus isolate L1 Dominette 01449 registration number 42190680 breed Hereford chromosome 22, ARS-UCD2.0, whole genome shotgun sequence genome, one window contains:
- the KBTBD8 gene encoding kelch repeat and BTB domain-containing protein 8 isoform X1 has product MFTSGLTESTQKEVRIVGVEAESMDLVLNYAYTSRVVLTEANVQALFTAASIFQIPSIQDQCAKYMISHLDPQNSIGVFIFADHYGHQELGDRSKEYIRKKFLCVTKEQEFLQLTKDQLISILDSDDLNVDREEHVYESIVRWFEHEQNEREVHLPEIFAKCIRFPLMEDTFIEKIPPQFAQAIAKSCVEKGPASPNGCTQRLGMTASEMIICFDAAHKHSGKKQTVPCLDIFTGRVFKLCKPPNDLREVGILVSPDNDIYIAGGYRPSSSEVSIDHKAENDFWMYDHSTNRWLSKPSLLRARIGCKLVYCCGKMYAIGGRVYEGDGRNSLKSVECYDSRENRWTTVCAMPVAMEFHNAVEYKEKIYVLQGEFFLFYEPQKDYWGFLTPMTVPRIQGLAAVYKNSIYYIAGTCGNHQRMFTVEAYDIELNKWTRKKDFPCDESINPYLKLVLFQNKLHLFVRATQVTVEEHVFRTSRKNSLYQYDDITDQWMKVYETPDRLWDLGRHFECAVAKLYPQCLQKVL; this is encoded by the exons ATGTTCACTAGCGGCCTTACAGAAAGCACTCAAAAAGAAGTTCGAATTGTTGGTGTTGAAGCCGAGTCGATGGATTTAGTGTTGAACTATGCCTATACCTCCAGAGTTGTTCTGACAGAGGCCAATGTTCAAGCCTTGTTCACTGCAGCTAGCATCTTCCAGATTCCCTCCATCCAAGACCAGTGTGccaagtacatgatcagtcatttggACCCACAAAATTCTATCGGGGTCTTCATCTTCGCTGATCATTATGGTCATCAGGAACTTGGAGATCGATCTAAAGAATACATTCGTAAAAAGTTCCTGTGTGTCACCAAAGAACAGGAGTTTCTTCAGCTGACAAAAGACCAACTGATAAGTATCCTAGACAGTGATGATTTAAACGTAGACCGGGAAGAGCATGTTTATGAGAGTATTGTAAGGTGGTTTGaacatgaacagaatgaaagagAAGTGCACCTTCCAGAAATTTTTGCCAAATGCATACGTTTTCCTCTGATGGAAGACACCTTTATAGAGAAAATTCCACCTCAGTTTGCACAGGCTATCGCCAAAAGCTGTGTGGAAAAGGGACCAGCCAGTCCCAATGGCTGTACACAGAGACTTGGAATGACTGCATCGGAAATGATCATATGTTTCGACGCAGCCCACAAACACTCAGGAAAGAAGCAAACAGTGCCTTGTCTAGATATATTCACAGGAAGAGTGTTCAAACTATGCAAACCACCAAATGATCTAAGAGAAGTTGGAATTCTTGTATCACCAGATAATGATATTTACATTGCAGGAGGTTACAGGCCAAGCAGCAGTGAGGTATCCATTGACCACAAGGCAGAAAATGATTTCTGGATGTATGACCATTCCACCAATAGGTGGCTTTCCAAACCTTCCTTGCTTCGAGCCAGAATAGGCTGCAAACTGGTGTACTGCTGTGGTAAGATGTATGCAATTGGAGGGCGTGTCTACGAAGGTGATGGGAGAAACTCACTAAAATCTGTGGAGTGCTATGACAGCAGAGAGAACCGCTGGACTACTGTTTGCGCCATGCCTGTTGCAATGGAGTTTCATAATGCCGTGGAATACAAAGAGAAGATCTATGTTTTACAGG gaGAGTTTTTCCTCTTCTATGAGCCTCAGAAAGACTACTGGGGTTTCTTAACCCCCATGACTGTGCCTAGAATCCAGGGCTTAGCAGCTGTATACAAGAACTCTATCTACTACATAGCTGGAACCTGTGGAAATCATCAGCGGATGTTTACTGTAGAAGCCTATGATATTGAGCTCAATAAGTGGACTCGTAAGAAGGACTTTCCATGTGATGAGTCCATAAACCCATACCTTAAACTGGTACTTTTCCAGAATAAGCTCCATTTATTTGTTCGAGCTACTCAAGTGACCGTTGAAGAACATGTCTTCAGAACCAGCAGAAAAAATTCCCTTTACCAGTATGATGATATCACTGACCAATGGATGAAAGTGTATGAGACCCCAGATCGCCTCTGGGACCTCGGCCGGCATTTTGAATGTGCTGTTGCTAAACTGTATCCTCAGTGTCTTCAGAAAGTCCTTTAA
- the KBTBD8 gene encoding kelch repeat and BTB domain-containing protein 8, translating into MAASADLSKSSPTPNGIPSSDTASDAMDPFHACSILKQLKTMYDEGQLTDIVVEVDHGKTFSCHRNVLAAISPYFRSMFTSGLTESTQKEVRIVGVEAESMDLVLNYAYTSRVVLTEANVQALFTAASIFQIPSIQDQCAKYMISHLDPQNSIGVFIFADHYGHQELGDRSKEYIRKKFLCVTKEQEFLQLTKDQLISILDSDDLNVDREEHVYESIVRWFEHEQNEREVHLPEIFAKCIRFPLMEDTFIEKIPPQFAQAIAKSCVEKGPASPNGCTQRLGMTASEMIICFDAAHKHSGKKQTVPCLDIFTGRVFKLCKPPNDLREVGILVSPDNDIYIAGGYRPSSSEVSIDHKAENDFWMYDHSTNRWLSKPSLLRARIGCKLVYCCGKMYAIGGRVYEGDGRNSLKSVECYDSRENRWTTVCAMPVAMEFHNAVEYKEKIYVLQGEFFLFYEPQKDYWGFLTPMTVPRIQGLAAVYKNSIYYIAGTCGNHQRMFTVEAYDIELNKWTRKKDFPCDESINPYLKLVLFQNKLHLFVRATQVTVEEHVFRTSRKNSLYQYDDITDQWMKVYETPDRLWDLGRHFECAVAKLYPQCLQKVL; encoded by the exons ATGGCCGCGTCGGCAG ATTTAAGTAAGTCTTCCCCAACACCGAATGGAATACCATCTTCAGACACAGCCAGCGATGCCATGGACCCCTTCCATGCTTGCAGTATTCTTAAGCAACTCAAAACAATGTACGATGAAGGACAGCTGACAGACATTGTAGTGGAAGTGGATCACGGGAAAACATTTTCCTGTCATAGAAACGTTCTTGCTGCAATCAGCCCTTATTTCAG ATCCATGTTCACTAGCGGCCTTACAGAAAGCACTCAAAAAGAAGTTCGAATTGTTGGTGTTGAAGCCGAGTCGATGGATTTAGTGTTGAACTATGCCTATACCTCCAGAGTTGTTCTGACAGAGGCCAATGTTCAAGCCTTGTTCACTGCAGCTAGCATCTTCCAGATTCCCTCCATCCAAGACCAGTGTGccaagtacatgatcagtcatttggACCCACAAAATTCTATCGGGGTCTTCATCTTCGCTGATCATTATGGTCATCAGGAACTTGGAGATCGATCTAAAGAATACATTCGTAAAAAGTTCCTGTGTGTCACCAAAGAACAGGAGTTTCTTCAGCTGACAAAAGACCAACTGATAAGTATCCTAGACAGTGATGATTTAAACGTAGACCGGGAAGAGCATGTTTATGAGAGTATTGTAAGGTGGTTTGaacatgaacagaatgaaagagAAGTGCACCTTCCAGAAATTTTTGCCAAATGCATACGTTTTCCTCTGATGGAAGACACCTTTATAGAGAAAATTCCACCTCAGTTTGCACAGGCTATCGCCAAAAGCTGTGTGGAAAAGGGACCAGCCAGTCCCAATGGCTGTACACAGAGACTTGGAATGACTGCATCGGAAATGATCATATGTTTCGACGCAGCCCACAAACACTCAGGAAAGAAGCAAACAGTGCCTTGTCTAGATATATTCACAGGAAGAGTGTTCAAACTATGCAAACCACCAAATGATCTAAGAGAAGTTGGAATTCTTGTATCACCAGATAATGATATTTACATTGCAGGAGGTTACAGGCCAAGCAGCAGTGAGGTATCCATTGACCACAAGGCAGAAAATGATTTCTGGATGTATGACCATTCCACCAATAGGTGGCTTTCCAAACCTTCCTTGCTTCGAGCCAGAATAGGCTGCAAACTGGTGTACTGCTGTGGTAAGATGTATGCAATTGGAGGGCGTGTCTACGAAGGTGATGGGAGAAACTCACTAAAATCTGTGGAGTGCTATGACAGCAGAGAGAACCGCTGGACTACTGTTTGCGCCATGCCTGTTGCAATGGAGTTTCATAATGCCGTGGAATACAAAGAGAAGATCTATGTTTTACAGG gaGAGTTTTTCCTCTTCTATGAGCCTCAGAAAGACTACTGGGGTTTCTTAACCCCCATGACTGTGCCTAGAATCCAGGGCTTAGCAGCTGTATACAAGAACTCTATCTACTACATAGCTGGAACCTGTGGAAATCATCAGCGGATGTTTACTGTAGAAGCCTATGATATTGAGCTCAATAAGTGGACTCGTAAGAAGGACTTTCCATGTGATGAGTCCATAAACCCATACCTTAAACTGGTACTTTTCCAGAATAAGCTCCATTTATTTGTTCGAGCTACTCAAGTGACCGTTGAAGAACATGTCTTCAGAACCAGCAGAAAAAATTCCCTTTACCAGTATGATGATATCACTGACCAATGGATGAAAGTGTATGAGACCCCAGATCGCCTCTGGGACCTCGGCCGGCATTTTGAATGTGCTGTTGCTAAACTGTATCCTCAGTGTCTTCAGAAAGTCCTTTAA